Proteins from a single region of Trichoplusia ni isolate ovarian cell line Hi5 chromosome 3, tn1, whole genome shotgun sequence:
- the LOC113509017 gene encoding protein HGH1 homolog, with protein sequence MAGDPLDELVQFLKPEARIDLKHIAVDHLVGLSGTEDGINTLLSQDKIIQSIIVLTDDKVEEIAKNALLILVNITASAKGVTELLKFKSDGNKNIVKLLIGYVLNPEKKDADAACMALSNITRVESEVESTLDTFLPHLNDILNAYCHVEFNKRGSHLNYIGPMISNLSCCHRIRKWLTEENPHIPLLKLLPFCSYEQSNIRRGGAMGTLRNISFDPEFHSFLLSNDLELLTYLLNPIMGGEEYIDEEMDMLPISLQYLPKEKQRETDVDIRRMILETLNKLCMRKTGREILRNNGVYYVLREYHKWEKDPKVRLACENVVDILIQKEDEVGAEELSAVEVPDDMVEKFQKMDEDYIKE encoded by the coding sequence atggcAGGGGATCCACTTGACGAACTAGTGCAGTTCTTAAAGCCTGAAGCACGGATAGACTTGAAACATATAGCAGTGGACCATTTAGTTGGACTTTCAGGGACTGAAGACGGTATAAACACTTTGCTATCTCaagacaaaattattcaaagtaTCATCGTATTAACAGACGATAAAGTTGAAGAAATCGCTAAAAACGCTTTACTGATCCTTGTGAATATAACAGCGAGTGCTAAAGGAGTTACAGAGCTCTTAAAATTCAAGTCCGATGGCAACAAAAACATCGTCAAATTACTTAtaggttatgttttaaatcCAGAAAAAAAGGACGCAGATGCAGCCTGCATGGCATTATCAAACATTACTCGCGTAGAATCTGAAGTAGAGTCGACTTTAGATACGTTTTTACCGcatttaaatgacattttaaacGCTTACTGCCATGTTGAATTTAACAAAAGAGGTTCACATTTAAACTACATAGGACCCATGATTTCAAACTTATCTTGCTGTCACAGGATACGAAAATGGCTGACAGAAGAAAACCCACACATTCCTTTATTGAAATTACTACCGTTCTGTAGCTATGAGCAATCAAATATACGCAGAGGTGGCGCTATGGGCACATTGAGAAACATATCTTTCGATCCCGAGTTCCACAGTTTCCTCTTAAGCAACGATTTAGAACtgttaacatatttattaaacccAATTATGGGTGGCGAAGAATACATTGATGAAGAAATGGATATGTTACCAATTTCTTTACAATATCTACCGAAAGAAAAGCAACGAGAAACTGACGTTGATATACGCAGAATGATTTTGGAAACGTTAAACAAACTGTGCATGAGAAAGACCGGCCGAGAGATTTTGAGGAACAACGGAGTGTATTACGTATTAAGAGAGTATCACAAGTGGGAGAAAGATCCGAAGGTACGGTTAGCGTGTGAGAATGTTGTAGACATACTTATTCAGAAAGAAGATGAGGTTGGTGCAGAAGAATTGTCTGCCGTAGAAGTACCGGATGATATGGTAGAGAAGTTCCAGAAAATGGATGAAGATtatattaaagaataa